A window of the Hordeum vulgare subsp. vulgare chromosome 5H, MorexV3_pseudomolecules_assembly, whole genome shotgun sequence genome harbors these coding sequences:
- the LOC123397955 gene encoding BON1-associated protein 1-like codes for MALKGTPMPPKDVFAGSSSSSSWFAKLMTLEVTVVSAEEVVFGDRWRRPLDHGAHAVVRTGSSEARTGVNDEKGHCNGYPYWGEAVRVTVSTHAKAIDVEIHRRQEPVAAASVPVADFSVGPPGHLHCLSYRLFDTRSGISSRNGIVNITVKRLDGAAVPRGEGKGGKTVEEAASGSGDSCCGGLADKGKAPPAAAAAPAGAVMGYPVEFSAAGQANGKGCV; via the coding sequence ATGGCGCTCAAGGGTACACCAATGCCGCCCAAGGACGTGTTCGccgggtcgtcgtcgtcgtcgtcgtggttcgcTAAACTGATGACCCTGGAGGTGACCGTGGTGTCCGCGGAGGAGGTCGTCTTCGGGGATCGCTGGCGCCGCCCGCTGGACCACGGGGCGCACGCCGTGGTGCGCACGGGCTCGTCGGAAGCGCGCACCGGCGTCAACGACGAGAAGGGCCACTGCAACGGGTACCCCTACTGGGGCGAGGCGGTGCGCGTGACGGTGTCGACGCACGCCAAGGCGATCGACGTGGAGATCCACCGCCGGCAGGAGCCCGTGGCGGCGGCGAGCGTGCCCGTCGCCGACTTCAGCGTCGGTCCGCCAGGCCACCTGCATTGCCTCAGCTACCGGCTGTTCGACACCAGGTCGGGGATAAGCAGCCGCAACGGCATCGTCAACATCACCGTCAAGAGGCTCGACGGCGCGGCGGTGCCTCGGGGTGAAGGGAAAGGCGGGAAGACCGTCGAGGAGGCCGCGAGTGGAAGTGGTGATTCCTGCTGTGGTGGTTTGGCCGACAAGGGGAAGGCGCCACCGGCGGCCGCCGCGGCACCGGCCGGTGCGGTGATGGGCTATCCCGTCGAGTTCTCCGCTGCTGGACAAGCTAATGGGAAGGGCTGCGTATAG